One segment of Bacillus alkalisoli DNA contains the following:
- a CDS encoding alpha/beta fold hydrolase, with translation MSNFNNEKPFFRLQHVTMDGPTKREALWKKNKATLWYYKSPKKQYKEPLFLIYSLVNQSFILDLLPGSSMIESFVNNGYDVYLLDFGIPGYEDKDITVDEYIVDYIQNAVRRCLRHANAKEVSIIGYCLGGTFAAVYAAIADEPIRNLILDVTPIDFSELNQYDQLMKDFRNGELQVDDIIDAYGIIPALFMKAGVRMITSPLYYSRYLALLNKHDDEKYVQKWHRFNDWTEGHIPFAGAALKQLINDFVRENKLVKGKIKIKGRPVHLENITANLLVISAKDDKLVPQSQTYPIMNLVSSKDKTYKLVSGGHTSMSFKDGRLPEPLDEWLPKRSTRLK, from the coding sequence ATGAGTAATTTCAATAACGAAAAGCCTTTTTTTAGATTGCAACATGTGACGATGGATGGTCCAACTAAAAGAGAAGCGCTTTGGAAAAAAAACAAAGCAACATTATGGTATTACAAATCCCCTAAAAAACAATATAAAGAACCATTATTCCTTATATACTCATTGGTGAACCAATCTTTTATTCTTGATCTGTTGCCTGGTTCAAGCATGATTGAATCGTTTGTCAATAATGGATATGATGTTTATTTGTTAGATTTTGGTATTCCTGGATATGAAGACAAAGATATAACAGTAGATGAATATATTGTAGACTATATCCAAAATGCTGTGCGCCGTTGCCTAAGGCATGCAAACGCCAAAGAGGTTTCTATTATTGGTTACTGTCTAGGGGGCACGTTCGCAGCAGTGTATGCAGCTATTGCGGATGAACCAATTAGAAATCTAATTCTTGATGTAACTCCGATAGACTTTAGTGAACTAAATCAATACGATCAGTTGATGAAAGATTTTAGAAATGGAGAATTACAAGTGGATGATATTATTGATGCATATGGTATAATTCCTGCACTTTTTATGAAGGCGGGAGTGAGAATGATAACATCGCCATTATATTATAGTAGATATTTAGCACTTTTGAATAAACATGACGATGAAAAGTACGTTCAAAAGTGGCATCGTTTTAATGATTGGACAGAAGGGCATATACCTTTTGCAGGTGCAGCTCTAAAACAGTTAATCAACGATTTCGTCCGTGAAAATAAGTTAGTAAAAGGGAAAATAAAAATAAAAGGTCGTCCTGTTCACCTCGAAAACATTACCGCCAATTTATTAGTAATATCCGCAAAAGATGACAAACTCGTACCACAATCTCAAACTTATCCAATCATGAATCTAGTTTCAAGTAAAGATAAAACATACAAGCTTGTAAGTGGTGGGCATACATCCATGAGCTTTAAAGATGGTAGGCTACCAGAACCATTAGATGAATGGTTGCCGAAAAGATCCACTAGATTAAAATAG
- a CDS encoding SDR family oxidoreductase has translation MEMNQLFNLENKTAIITGGGKGLGVQMAHALAEAGANIVLCSRNLEVCERACEELKGIGVKTLALKCDITKSKDIEHVVNETIRKFDSVDILINNSGTSWIAPFLELPEEKWDKVMAVNVKGAFLFSQAVTKEMIKQGGGKIINIASVTGFGGTPPKLLDTIAYNTSKGALMTFTKDLAVKLAPHHIQVNAIAPGFFPTKMTEKVLSDMNKAIVRNIPAGRFGNEEDLKGAALFLASKASNYVTGHVLVVDGGITALV, from the coding sequence TTGGAAATGAATCAGTTATTTAATCTAGAAAACAAAACTGCCATTATTACAGGTGGTGGAAAGGGTCTCGGTGTACAAATGGCTCATGCATTAGCAGAAGCAGGAGCAAATATCGTCCTTTGCTCCCGTAATCTAGAAGTTTGCGAACGAGCTTGTGAGGAATTAAAAGGAATTGGTGTAAAAACTTTAGCTTTAAAGTGTGATATTACCAAATCAAAAGATATTGAACATGTGGTCAATGAAACAATTAGAAAGTTCGATTCTGTTGATATTTTAATTAATAATAGTGGAACATCGTGGATTGCTCCTTTTTTAGAACTACCTGAAGAAAAATGGGACAAAGTCATGGCTGTAAACGTGAAGGGAGCGTTTTTGTTCAGTCAAGCAGTTACAAAAGAAATGATAAAACAAGGTGGAGGAAAAATTATTAACATTGCTTCCGTTACTGGATTTGGTGGAACCCCACCTAAACTTCTTGATACGATTGCCTATAACACAAGTAAAGGAGCTTTGATGACATTTACGAAAGATCTAGCTGTAAAACTAGCTCCACACCATATACAAGTTAATGCAATAGCGCCAGGTTTTTTCCCTACAAAAATGACGGAAAAAGTGTTATCGGATATGAACAAAGCAATTGTTAGGAACATTCCAGCTGGTCGATTTGGAAATGAGGAAGACTTAAAAGGAGCTGCGTTATTCTTGGCTTCAAAGGCTTCAAATTACGTGACGGGACATGTATTAGTTGTTGATGGTGGAATTACAGCATTAGTATAA
- a CDS encoding tRNA threonylcarbamoyladenosine dehydratase translates to MLHQFSRNELAIGQEGLNALKNSTVAVLGIGGVGSFSAEALARSGVGRLILVDKDDVDITNVNRQIHALLSTVGKPKADLMKERIADINPQCEVIALKMFYTEETYEEFFSYNPDFIVDASDTISYKIHLMKECLRRKIQIISSMGAANKMDPTRFKIADISKTNTDPIAKVVRTKLRKEGIKRGIKVVFSDEKPIIIREDVKETVGKKDAPIRKAQMPPSSNAFVPSVAGLIMAGHVINTLLKDIKIDRVNTSF, encoded by the coding sequence ATGTTACACCAGTTTTCACGTAATGAATTAGCGATAGGACAAGAAGGATTAAATGCGCTAAAAAACAGCACAGTAGCCGTACTAGGTATCGGTGGTGTTGGTTCTTTTTCAGCCGAAGCATTAGCACGTTCTGGAGTAGGGCGCTTAATCTTAGTTGATAAAGACGACGTTGATATTACAAACGTAAATCGTCAAATACATGCATTACTTTCTACAGTTGGAAAACCGAAAGCAGATTTAATGAAGGAACGTATTGCGGATATTAATCCTCAATGTGAAGTAATTGCACTAAAAATGTTTTATACAGAAGAAACATATGAAGAGTTTTTCAGCTATAATCCTGATTTTATTGTGGATGCTTCTGATACGATATCCTATAAAATTCATTTAATGAAAGAATGTTTAAGAAGAAAAATCCAAATTATCTCAAGTATGGGTGCAGCGAACAAAATGGACCCTACTCGTTTTAAAATTGCAGATATTTCCAAAACAAACACAGATCCAATTGCAAAAGTTGTTCGCACAAAGCTTCGTAAAGAAGGAATAAAACGTGGTATAAAGGTTGTTTTTTCAGATGAAAAGCCGATTATTATTCGCGAAGATGTAAAAGAAACGGTTGGGAAAAAAGATGCTCCAATTCGAAAAGCACAAATGCCACCGTCTTCTAACGCATTCGTACCATCAGTTGCAGGACTAATCATGGCTGGCCATGTTATCAATACATTGTTAAAAGATATAAAAATCGACCGTGTTAATACTAGTTTTTAA
- a CDS encoding RsfA family transcriptional regulator: MTKVRQDAWSHEEDLLLAETVLRYIRDGGTQLGAFDEVGDKLNRTSAACGFRWNAEVRKKYEHAVSIAKKQRKEKKRAFDKMKKQEEKQQALATTVVAPSAMELLPVSFSRAYQGITQNMDRETITVEASEELTPVPQRTNQNITLDDCISFLTTFERNNQNEYAMKMENERLQRENAELKRKHDELLAKVIKLEKQQETVQEDYQMLVQIMDRARKLTGFENEVM; encoded by the coding sequence ATGACAAAAGTAAGACAAGATGCATGGTCACATGAAGAAGATCTATTATTAGCAGAAACAGTCCTACGATATATTCGTGATGGTGGAACACAGCTAGGTGCATTTGATGAAGTTGGAGATAAGCTTAACAGAACATCAGCTGCTTGTGGTTTTCGCTGGAACGCTGAAGTAAGAAAAAAGTACGAGCATGCTGTTTCCATTGCAAAAAAACAACGTAAAGAGAAAAAGCGTGCATTTGATAAAATGAAAAAGCAAGAAGAAAAACAACAAGCTCTTGCTACAACAGTTGTTGCACCTTCTGCAATGGAATTGCTACCAGTTTCATTTTCTAGAGCATATCAAGGAATAACTCAAAACATGGATCGTGAAACTATTACAGTGGAGGCATCAGAGGAGCTTACTCCTGTTCCACAAAGGACTAATCAAAATATAACACTCGATGATTGCATTTCCTTTTTAACAACATTCGAGCGAAATAATCAAAACGAATATGCAATGAAAATGGAAAATGAGAGACTCCAACGCGAAAATGCAGAACTAAAAAGGAAACATGATGAACTACTAGCAAAAGTTATTAAATTAGAGAAACAACAAGAGACGGTTCAAGAAGACTACCAAATGCTTGTTCAAATTATGGACCGCGCACGTAAATTAACTGGATTCGAAAATGAAGTAATGTAA